A single window of Candidatus Margulisiibacteriota bacterium DNA harbors:
- a CDS encoding OmpA family protein: MLKLRRKKVQGGEGGNFFTIWADFNSFLMILFLLLYTFIMNNVSESEQQQIFESIRVSLKGQYLQPQIAEKTPSEERINVVDKVKQYIQEQKLSDFLNVMVEESKIRVVLASPILYETGKATLKEDALEILKDIGEILKKTDNKIVIEGHTDNVPIKTEKYDSNWDLSFDRAYSVIKFFVEKVGISPMRIQAVGYGEYRPMMPNDTEENKAKNRRIEINIMLQEVFVNNVLGS; the protein is encoded by the coding sequence ATGCTCAAATTAAGACGCAAAAAAGTACAAGGCGGTGAAGGTGGTAATTTTTTTACCATTTGGGCGGACTTTAATTCTTTTTTAATGATTCTCTTTCTTTTGTTGTACACATTTATTATGAATAATGTGTCAGAAAGTGAACAGCAACAGATTTTTGAGTCAATAAGAGTTTCTTTAAAGGGACAGTATTTACAACCTCAAATAGCCGAAAAAACACCTTCAGAAGAAAGAATAAACGTTGTTGATAAGGTCAAGCAATACATTCAGGAACAGAAGCTAAGTGATTTTTTAAATGTTATGGTGGAAGAAAGTAAAATAAGAGTAGTTTTGGCGTCACCAATATTATATGAGACAGGAAAAGCAACCTTAAAAGAAGATGCATTAGAGATTTTAAAGGATATTGGAGAAATATTAAAAAAAACCGATAATAAAATTGTGATAGAAGGGCATACTGATAATGTACCAATTAAAACAGAAAAGTATGACTCGAACTGGGATTTATCTTTTGACAGAGCTTATTCTGTTATTAAGTTTTTTGTAGAAAAAGTTGGAATATCTCCAATGAGAATACAGGCAGTGGGATATGGGGAGTATCGACCAATGATGCCAAACGACACAGAAGAAAATAAAGCGAAGAATAGAAGAATTGAAATTAATATAATGTTGCAAGAAGTGTTTGTGAATAATGTTTTGGGTTCTTAG
- a CDS encoding FliG C-terminal domain-containing protein, which produces MVKAKQLLLLGLFILSIYVPVNAQALMDNQKHLEEKVQTALDRILGPENSIVYISLLGDSEKYEIRYTSLPQIDGMDSRGSGSGSQQTVVPGIPSLRFLTQGGSGEGIPLNYEIVQRPPIIRNKDVVLILDNKIKMGDLRSAKTFVTKFLELDENAGDKLTILRENFSTLQKADRSASSVTSKKKNDWTPIIVIAVIVLLLLVIGIVLLKILPNKGKKDKAGAGEEGAGAEKEAMASGQGSAGSGSGGGSGSGDGAAGEGLGADGGEAGAAMTAAEKQKRAEEHKKKKEEENKKNEEEAKLIEMQKGILGNGERYFNFIDEENVFKLKFLLQVKIALQQANPRTIAVVLSCLPFKLASSILVEYPPKIQAEIANNIMFLQHYPDNEMQQLEQEIKENIEYLFGGRNRLKLIIERIPGEDKKKILNIISTKYPGISDEVNSLIFLFDDLLKLDISVITRVFSDIDTEVIATALVHVDPEGQRKVVGTLAKGIKAMVDQWLALKSNTASKFDIEEARQKVLSYAQHLEREGFIEL; this is translated from the coding sequence GTGGTAAAAGCAAAACAATTATTGCTTTTGGGGTTATTTATCTTATCTATTTATGTGCCTGTTAATGCTCAGGCATTGATGGATAATCAAAAGCATCTAGAAGAAAAAGTACAAACAGCACTTGATAGGATTTTAGGTCCTGAAAATTCTATTGTTTACATTTCTTTATTAGGAGATTCAGAAAAATACGAAATAAGGTACACGTCTTTGCCACAGATTGATGGTATGGATTCTCGAGGCTCAGGTAGTGGTTCTCAGCAGACAGTAGTTCCCGGTATTCCCTCCTTACGATTCCTTACTCAAGGTGGCTCAGGAGAAGGCATTCCTTTAAATTATGAAATAGTGCAAAGACCACCAATCATCAGAAACAAAGACGTTGTTTTAATTCTTGATAATAAGATAAAAATGGGTGACTTGAGGTCAGCTAAAACTTTTGTTACTAAATTTTTAGAACTAGACGAAAACGCAGGAGATAAATTAACAATTCTTCGAGAAAACTTTTCTACACTTCAAAAAGCTGATAGGTCGGCATCTAGTGTTACTTCTAAAAAGAAAAATGATTGGACACCAATAATTGTAATTGCAGTAATAGTTTTATTGCTTCTTGTTATTGGTATTGTACTTTTAAAGATTCTACCCAATAAGGGTAAAAAAGATAAAGCAGGAGCAGGTGAAGAAGGCGCGGGTGCAGAGAAAGAAGCAATGGCTTCAGGTCAAGGTTCTGCTGGAAGTGGTTCTGGTGGAGGAAGTGGCTCTGGTGATGGCGCGGCGGGAGAAGGCTTAGGAGCTGACGGTGGAGAAGCTGGTGCTGCAATGACAGCAGCAGAAAAACAGAAGAGAGCAGAAGAGCATAAAAAGAAAAAAGAAGAAGAAAACAAAAAAAATGAAGAAGAAGCCAAACTGATTGAAATGCAGAAAGGTATTTTGGGAAATGGTGAAAGATATTTTAATTTTATTGATGAAGAAAACGTATTTAAGCTGAAGTTTTTATTACAAGTCAAAATTGCTTTACAGCAAGCAAACCCTAGAACTATTGCGGTTGTATTATCTTGTTTGCCGTTTAAGCTGGCTTCCTCTATTTTGGTGGAATATCCACCAAAAATACAAGCAGAAATCGCCAATAATATTATGTTTTTGCAACATTATCCAGATAATGAGATGCAACAGTTAGAGCAGGAAATTAAAGAAAATATTGAATATTTGTTTGGTGGAAGAAATAGATTAAAATTAATTATTGAGAGAATTCCAGGTGAAGATAAAAAGAAAATATTAAACATTATTTCTACAAAATACCCTGGTATTTCTGATGAAGTTAATTCTTTGATTTTCTTATTTGATGATTTATTGAAGTTAGACATCTCTGTTATTACTAGAGTTTTTAGCGATATTGACACAGAGGTTATCGCAACAGCTCTTGTTCATGTAGACCCAGAAGGACAACGAAAAGTAGTAGGTACATTAGCTAAAGGTATTAAGGCGATGGTTGACCAATGGCTAGCCTTAAAGTCCAACACAGCATCTAAGTTTGATATCGAGGAAGCAAGACAGAAAGTCTTAAGTTACGCTCAGCATTTAGAGCGAGAAGGGTTTATTGAACTATAA
- a CDS encoding FliG C-terminal domain-containing protein, producing the protein MVDKTDIKNLAVTETASIDQVKKEHFSYINKENAYHTAHVLKKIIKSKVDNIKYLYLVISSVDPEVAERIMEEFDDEMKAQIIAEMLSLIQFTKSEIDQFDKILRKLLTEQFGGRYVLAKIIEYLDIDQKTVINDAVTSRYPETASAFRKIMLFFEDLFNVSEKDFARIFSDIPSDVLSIAFCQMPSDKVEKLYAVMPKGIKNMVQQGIEFGKSKYSRTEIKKAQQYIIEYSRNLERDGFIDSILGDDSGKEK; encoded by the coding sequence ATGGTTGATAAAACAGACATTAAAAATTTAGCGGTTACTGAGACTGCTAGTATCGATCAAGTAAAAAAAGAACATTTTTCTTATATTAATAAAGAAAACGCCTATCACACAGCGCATGTCCTTAAGAAGATAATTAAGTCAAAAGTAGACAATATCAAATATCTTTACTTAGTTATTTCGTCAGTTGATCCAGAGGTTGCTGAAAGGATTATGGAAGAGTTTGATGACGAGATGAAGGCACAAATTATTGCAGAAATGCTTTCCTTGATTCAATTTACGAAAAGTGAAATAGATCAATTTGATAAAATTCTTAGAAAGTTACTTACTGAACAATTTGGTGGAAGATATGTTTTAGCAAAGATAATTGAATATTTGGACATAGACCAGAAAACTGTTATTAATGATGCGGTTACTTCTAGATACCCAGAAACAGCTTCTGCCTTTAGAAAAATTATGTTGTTCTTTGAAGATTTATTTAATGTTTCAGAAAAAGATTTTGCCAGAATTTTTTCTGATATACCTTCTGATGTTTTATCCATAGCTTTTTGTCAGATGCCGTCTGATAAAGTTGAAAAATTATATGCGGTTATGCCAAAGGGGATAAAAAACATGGTGCAACAAGGAATAGAGTTTGGGAAGAGCAAGTACTCTAGAACAGAGATAAAAAAGGCACAACAGTATATCATTGAGTATTCAAGGAACTTGGAAAGGGATGGTTTTATCGACTCTATTTTGGGCGATGATTCAGGTAAAGAAAAATAG
- a CDS encoding MotA/TolQ/ExbB proton channel family protein, with protein sequence MDILVFVGMICLFIVLALSVPDIFINPAVYLQFASAMMVIGGTISLFIMASSFEDVKGVLAGIKTLVKKEKFPSHPEIVDKLVELSILSQKEGRLALEEAGQGFDDGFLGNSLLMIVNKLHPDFIRVVLENEIQEIDARHMNNVGSITFMSSIAPLTGMFGTIVGILQVLQNMTDPKTVGPSMALALLTTLYGVFISGFILQPIGKRLEKKNEHELLSKTIMVEGIIMIAKGEIPIKVETYLRGFLSNKVKKEKKQESETKE encoded by the coding sequence ATGGACATACTAGTTTTCGTAGGAATGATTTGTTTATTTATCGTTTTGGCACTTTCAGTGCCAGATATTTTCATTAATCCAGCAGTTTATCTGCAGTTTGCTTCAGCAATGATGGTTATTGGCGGAACTATTTCCTTGTTTATTATGGCATCTTCTTTTGAAGACGTAAAAGGAGTTTTAGCTGGAATTAAGACTCTAGTAAAAAAAGAAAAATTTCCCTCACACCCAGAAATAGTGGATAAGTTAGTGGAGCTTTCTATTTTATCTCAGAAAGAAGGTAGACTAGCGTTGGAAGAGGCCGGACAAGGGTTTGATGATGGGTTTTTAGGTAATAGTTTGCTCATGATTGTCAATAAATTACATCCAGATTTTATTAGGGTAGTTTTAGAAAATGAAATCCAAGAAATAGATGCAAGACACATGAACAATGTTGGTTCTATTACTTTTATGTCATCAATAGCACCGTTAACTGGTATGTTTGGAACTATTGTGGGTATTTTGCAGGTTCTTCAGAATATGACAGATCCAAAAACCGTTGGTCCATCCATGGCACTAGCCTTGCTAACAACCCTTTATGGTGTCTTTATTTCTGGGTTTATTTTACAGCCTATAGGTAAAAGATTAGAGAAAAAAAATGAACATGAGTTACTCAGTAAGACGATTATGGTAGAAGGCATAATAATGATAGCAAAAGGTGAAATCCCAATAAAGGTGGAAACATATTTGCGAGGATTTTTGTCAAATAAAGTAAAGAAAGAGAAAAAACAAGAGAGTGAAACAAAAGAGTAA
- the ssb gene encoding single-stranded DNA-binding protein, translating into MSAYNHVTLVGNLVKDPDTKKVGKKSKTDFTIAVERYAGKDKEPEVDFFNIVSWGKLAEIGGEYLKKGKKVLVDGRVQIRSYEVDKQRRWITEVIAENLKFLSVKQSPATVAE; encoded by the coding sequence ATGAGTGCGTATAATCATGTGACATTGGTTGGTAATTTGGTTAAAGATCCAGATACAAAAAAGGTAGGGAAGAAAAGCAAGACAGACTTTACTATTGCGGTAGAACGCTATGCTGGTAAAGACAAGGAGCCTGAGGTAGATTTTTTCAACATAGTAAGCTGGGGAAAACTAGCTGAAATAGGAGGCGAATATCTAAAAAAGGGTAAGAAGGTATTGGTTGATGGAAGAGTTCAGATTCGTTCTTATGAAGTAGACAAGCAAAGGAGATGGATTACGGAAGTAATTGCAGAAAATTTAAAGTTTCTTTCAGTAAAACAATCGCCAGCTACTGTTGCCGAGTAA
- a CDS encoding HU family DNA-binding protein: MNKGQLIDAVSGDTGLKKSEISKALDSILDNVQGALKSGNDVSLVGFGTWKKKKRAARSGRNPQTGQTINIPAKNTVSFSAGKQLKESVN, from the coding sequence ATGAACAAAGGGCAATTAATTGATGCAGTATCAGGAGATACTGGTTTGAAAAAATCAGAGATTTCAAAGGCACTGGATTCCATACTTGATAATGTACAAGGTGCATTAAAAAGTGGAAACGATGTTTCTTTAGTAGGATTTGGTACTTGGAAGAAGAAAAAAAGAGCAGCCAGATCAGGGAGAAATCCACAAACAGGTCAAACTATAAATATCCCTGCAAAGAACACAGTTTCTTTCAGTGCAGGTAAACAGCTAAAAGAATCAGTTAACTAA